In Aciduliprofundum sp. MAR08-339, a single window of DNA contains:
- a CDS encoding proteasome-activating nucleotidase, with protein sequence MPKDFVDSGDIIDYDYDKEELQRQVRILEDEKRYLEAELRRLQGEIERLRKEINRMKTPPLLVGTIEDVIDDNKIVVRSSAGPTFIVNVSSYVPRESIKPGAKVALNKQTFAIVHMIPESYDPSIAAAEIIEKPNVTYDDIGGLDKQIREIREAVELPLLKPELYKKVGIEPPKGVLLAGPPGTGKTLLAKAVAHHTHATFIRTVGSELVRKYIGEGAKLVRELFDLARKKAPSIVFIDEIDAIGARRLDMATSGDREVQRTLMQLLAELDGFEPLDNVKIIAATNRPDILDEALLRPGRFDRIIQVPYPDYDARVEILKIHTRRMNLKDVDLERVAKKTDGFSGADLKVICMEAGMFAIRDERDYVTHDDFEKAIRKFLHADEMRKEAPGEMFA encoded by the coding sequence ATGCCTAAGGATTTCGTGGATAGCGGTGACATAATCGATTATGATTACGATAAGGAGGAACTGCAGAGGCAGGTGCGGATTCTGGAGGATGAAAAACGTTATCTTGAGGCAGAACTGCGTAGATTGCAGGGCGAGATTGAGCGTCTCCGAAAGGAGATAAACCGTATGAAGACCCCTCCCCTTCTTGTGGGAACCATTGAGGATGTTATTGATGATAACAAGATCGTTGTGAGAAGCAGTGCAGGTCCAACATTCATTGTTAACGTATCCTCCTATGTGCCCAGGGAATCCATAAAACCAGGTGCCAAGGTTGCACTAAACAAGCAGACCTTTGCCATAGTCCATATGATTCCTGAATCCTACGATCCATCCATTGCTGCGGCTGAAATAATTGAGAAGCCAAACGTGACATACGATGATATTGGAGGGTTGGATAAGCAGATTAGAGAGATCCGGGAGGCGGTGGAACTTCCCCTTCTGAAGCCAGAGCTCTATAAGAAGGTCGGTATTGAGCCGCCAAAGGGTGTGCTTCTGGCAGGCCCTCCGGGCACGGGAAAAACCCTGCTCGCCAAGGCGGTGGCCCACCATACCCACGCAACGTTTATCCGCACTGTGGGGAGCGAGTTGGTACGTAAGTACATTGGGGAGGGAGCAAAACTTGTGCGAGAACTGTTTGATCTTGCGAGGAAAAAGGCGCCGAGCATAGTTTTCATTGACGAGATAGATGCAATAGGTGCCAGGCGCCTTGATATGGCCACATCCGGGGATAGGGAAGTGCAGCGTACCCTCATGCAACTTCTGGCGGAACTTGACGGATTTGAGCCCCTGGATAATGTGAAGATAATCGCAGCCACAAACAGACCTGATATACTTGATGAGGCTCTACTCAGGCCCGGAAGGTTTGACAGGATCATTCAGGTGCCCTATCCCGATTACGATGCCCGTGTTGAGATTCTCAAGATCCACACGAGGCGCATGAACCTTAAGGATGTGGACCTTGAGAGAGTTGCCAAGAAGACAGATGGGTTCAGTGGCGCTGATCTCAAGGTAATATGTATGGAGGCGGGAATGTTCGCCATCCGCGATGAGCGGGACTACGTTACCCATGATGACTTTGAGAAGGCAATAAGAAAATTCCTTCACGCGGATGAGATGAGAAAAGAAGCACCGGGTGAGATGTTCGCATAA
- a CDS encoding ATP-binding protein, whose translation MSAIDVNTASGEYTNNGLKKVGIIYGDVGTTEFLCHVTGNLEQGDYVQVYHERFGWVLGKVDEIKRKTNLTLEKAVRMANEDLKINEVVSAMVVVIGYRDERGLLQFPRTPFNVGSVVYKAEEEFIKRVIGIKDISEKGAYIGRLYRYRKIPIYLDINVLVQKHVSILAKTGAGKSYFTGVLLEELLKHNVTAVVIDPHGEYISLSTPGKKTKMHGVFGVTPRGYASKIKVFSPDVQLNKGKPLKFTLASMSPRELLNLMNLDARQYLIPLRKAMDLLKTSKQYFNIRDVIRILESEENNSLAPLIAQLEYLDEMGVFDRKGTRLGDIVQQGKLSIINLRGVPPDIQELVVQRLSMALFELRKRNKIPPLMLVIEEAHNYAPQQGTASSTKILRTIASEGRKFGLGLCIISQRPAKVDKNILSQCNTQIILRVTNPNDLRAIGNSVEGLTKGSLEEIQRLPVGVALVTGGNIPMPLFVEIRPRETKHGGESVKVV comes from the coding sequence ATGAGCGCGATAGATGTTAATACGGCAAGTGGGGAATATACGAATAATGGGCTTAAAAAGGTTGGAATAATCTACGGCGATGTGGGTACCACTGAGTTTCTATGCCATGTGACTGGAAATCTGGAGCAGGGGGATTACGTTCAGGTGTACCACGAACGTTTTGGTTGGGTTCTTGGAAAGGTTGATGAGATAAAGAGGAAAACCAATCTTACCCTTGAAAAGGCTGTTAGAATGGCCAATGAGGATCTGAAGATAAATGAGGTTGTCTCTGCCATGGTGGTTGTTATAGGCTATCGTGATGAGCGTGGACTTCTTCAATTTCCGCGCACGCCCTTCAATGTGGGCAGTGTGGTTTACAAGGCCGAGGAAGAGTTCATAAAGAGGGTAATTGGCATCAAGGATATAAGTGAAAAGGGAGCATATATTGGACGTCTCTACAGGTACAGAAAGATCCCCATTTACCTGGACATAAACGTTTTGGTGCAGAAGCATGTGAGCATACTTGCAAAGACAGGAGCGGGCAAGAGCTACTTCACAGGAGTGCTTCTTGAAGAACTTCTTAAGCACAATGTAACGGCTGTGGTCATTGATCCCCACGGAGAGTACATTTCCCTCAGCACTCCTGGAAAGAAAACGAAGATGCATGGAGTATTCGGCGTTACACCCCGTGGTTACGCATCAAAAATAAAGGTATTCTCCCCGGATGTGCAGCTTAACAAGGGTAAGCCTTTAAAGTTCACCCTTGCATCCATGAGTCCCCGTGAACTGTTGAATCTGATGAACCTTGATGCTAGGCAGTACCTAATACCTCTCCGCAAGGCAATGGATTTGCTAAAGACCTCCAAGCAGTATTTCAACATACGTGATGTTATTCGCATTCTTGAAAGTGAAGAGAATAACTCTCTTGCACCCCTCATAGCCCAGCTTGAGTACCTTGATGAGATGGGTGTGTTTGACAGGAAAGGAACAAGGTTGGGAGATATTGTGCAGCAGGGGAAACTCTCAATAATAAATCTGAGGGGAGTGCCCCCGGATATTCAGGAACTGGTTGTTCAGAGGCTCTCCATGGCGCTGTTTGAGTTGAGAAAGAGGAACAAGATCCCACCACTTATGCTTGTTATTGAAGAGGCTCACAATTATGCGCCCCAGCAGGGAACGGCCTCATCCACAAAAATTTTAAGAACAATTGCCTCGGAGGGCCGGAAATTCGGGCTAGGGCTCTGCATAATATCCCAGAGACCTGCCAAGGTGGACAAGAATATTCTATCCCAGTGCAACACGCAGATTATTCTCCGCGTGACCAATCCAAACGATCTCCGCGCAATTGGCAACTCGGTTGAGGGCCTGACTAAGGGCTCACTTGAGGAGATACAGCGCTTGCCCGTGGGTGTGGCCCTGGTGACAGGTGGAAATATTCCCATGCCTCTGTTTGTGGAAATTAGACCTCGGGAAACTAAACATGGTGGAGAGAGCGTGAAGGTGGTTTGA
- a CDS encoding DUF357 domain-containing protein, producing the protein MEIDDKTLHHYFEITRKAYEKVRISVPENSHLYPIARDFLGMARAYIEDAEYFRKKGDYVRALGAIYYAHGWLDAGARLGIFDVEDDHTLFTLAR; encoded by the coding sequence ATGGAAATAGACGATAAGACCCTTCATCATTATTTTGAAATAACGAGGAAGGCGTACGAAAAGGTCAGGATCTCCGTGCCTGAGAACTCTCATCTTTACCCCATAGCCAGGGATTTTCTGGGCATGGCCAGGGCCTACATAGAGGATGCAGAGTACTTTCGAAAAAAGGGAGATTATGTAAGGGCCCTGGGAGCAATTTATTACGCCCATGGCTGGCTAGATGCGGGAGCCAGATTGGGTATTTTTGATGTTGAAGATGACCACACTCTGTTCACGCTTGCAAGGTGA